The region CGCCACTGCCGCGCTCAGCATGCCGGTGCCGACATAACCGCCATGCGCGGGCTCGTGACCCGAGCCGCCGCCGGAGATCAATGCGACCTCGCCACGCGCGGCAGCGGACTCGGCATCGGCCCGCACGACGATCGTGCCGCCTTGCAGCAGCGAGAGATGGGGATTGAGCGCGGCGAGTCCATCGAGCATGTCGGGGACGACCGAGGAGACGTCGTTGATCAGCTTCTTCATTGCGTCAGCTTCCTTGTTAAAGCTGCCGGCGCTGTGTGACGCGCGCGGCAGTTCTTTCAGTGGCGACCGTGGTGATAGAGAAGACCGGTAATGACAGCGATAGCCGCAATGCGCGTGGCGATTCGGAAAGGCTTAACTGTACCGCGCATTGGCAATAGACGACGCAATGCGCGGCAAGTTCGAATACTCGAATGCCAAAGCTTTGGAAATGAAACGGAGGGAGTGACTACGAAGAACATGGCGTGTAAAAGCAAACGCCGATGCCATATATTGACAGGACAGTAGACGAAAGCGGAACCGCTTTCGTCTACGTCACTGATGCGTTGGTAGGCTCGATTGGATTCGAACCAACGACCCCCACCATGTCAAGGTGGTGCTCTAACCAACTGAGCTACGAGCCTTTAGAGGCGCGAATTATAGAGACTCCTCACGCGAAGCACAAGCCCTGACCTCGCGATATCGACAACCTGTGAGCGCGATCAGTTGGCGAGCGGCCATTCGGTGCCGCTATCCAGCGGATAAACGGGGCGTGTCACGCGCTCGAACGCGAACAGCCCATAGTCCGAGCTCGTCACGCCGCGGCTATCGCATTCCACCAGCGCCGCGCCGATCGGCACGAAAACCGGCCGGCAGTACATACGCGACTTCAGCAGAAGAAAACGCGCGCGGCGCGGATCGATACCGACACTCTCGAACACGCCGAGATCCCAGGGTTCGTGCGTGCGTTCGGTCAGCACGAGCTTCACGGTCCCGGTATCGAGTACGGCGGCACGTCCCATGAACGCGCGCTGTCCCGTATACGTCGGCCCGCTGATCACGTATTCGCCATCGGTCAGCGCACGCACCACGCCCGTGACGGAGACCGGTGGTCGCGGCGTCACCGCGCTACCCGCGATCTTGTTGCCGACGCTCACCGTCACCGTGCTGCCGACACCGGCCGCCATCAGCGCCGCGACGGCCTGCGGATCGCACAACGGCCCGCTGACGATGCCTTCGAGCTTCTGCTTCAGCGCTTCTTCCAGCAGATCCATGGTGTCGCACGTGCCGCCGGACATGCAGTTGTCGCCGTGGTCGAGCAGCAGGACCGGTTTGTCCGCGCCATGCGCGAGTCCGAGCGCTGCCGCTTGCGCGACCGAGTCCGCGAGCGGCGCACTGCGATAGACGAAGTCCTCGCGTTCCGCCCAGATTTGTCGCGCGATACGCTCGGCCGCTGCTTCCGCCTGCTTGAGATCGCCGTTGCCGACAACCACCACGCTGATGCAAGGCGCGGCGATGTCGGCCAGCGAGAAGCCCGACAACACCGAAACGGCAAGCAGACCATCGGCCTCGGCCGCGCGCGCGGCCTCCACCGCGCGTCGCATCGCACCTTCCGCCGTCGCGCTGCGCAGCGTGTGCGTGAGCAGAGGCGGCTGTCGCCAGGCGATCACCGGTTTCGCTTCGCCGTGAATCATGGCGAACATCAGCCGCGCAGCGTGCGCGCCGGTTTCGTACATATCCACATGCGGATAGGTTTTGAAACTGACGATCACGTCCGCGTTGTCGATCATTTTTTGCGTGACGTTGCCGTGCAGGTCGAGCGCAACCGCGATCGGCGCGTGCGGCAGCGCGGCGCGCACGCGTTCGAGCAGATCGCCCTCGCCGTCGTTCGAGTTCTCCGCGACCATCGCACCGTGCAGGTCGAGCATCACGGCGTCGCATCCGGTTGCAGCCGCAACGATCGCATCGGCGATCGCGTCGTACGCGGCAGCCTCCACCGGTCCGCTCGGATTCGCCGACGCGGACACCGGCGTGACGATCTCGGCCTGCTCGCGTTCGGCGGCATCGATGAATGCGGCCATTGCCGTCTGCATGCCCTTGTTGTCGTCGAACGCATCCTGCCCGTAGCTGGGACCCTTGCGGCCGAACGCGCTTAGCGGCGTCGCTACCGGCGAGAACGTGTTGGTCTCGTGGTTCATTCGCGCGATCAGGATTTTCATGCGCGTACGCTCCGTGACGTGGATTGCGTTTCGCTGTCCGGCCTCGTGTCGCGCTCCGTTCGCCGCGCGGCGTTCAGCATCGCTTGCAGGAGCACGTTGCATCCCGCTTCCAGATGATCCGCGCGCGCATCTTCGATCTCGTTGTGGCTGATGCCGTCCTTGCACGGCACGAAGATCATCGCGGCGGGCGCGACGCGTGCGAGATAAACGGCGTCGTGGCCCGCGCCGCTGATCACGTCCATCGACGAAAATCCCAGGCTGTCCGCGCCTTGCTTGACGGCCGCAACCAGGTCAGCGGCGAACGGTTGCGGCGGAAAGTACACGACCGGCTCGACATCGACCGTGATGCCGGCTTGCGCACTCGCCTGCGAACAGGCGGCGCGCAGTGCTTCGTCCATGGCGGTGAGCGTGGCGTCGTCGGCCGCACGCAGATCGACCGTCAGGGTCACGCGCCCCGGAATCACGTTGCGCGAATTCGGGTGCACGTTCAACCATCCGACCGTACCGCGTCCGTGCGGCGCGTGATCGAGCGCGATGCGATTGACCGCATGAATCAGATCCGCGGCGACCAGCAGCGCGTCGCGGCGCAAGTCCATCGGCGTCGGGCCCGCGTGTGCCTCCATCCCGTGCACGATCACGTCGTACCAACGCTGCCCCAGCGCGCCCTGCACAATGCCGATGGTTTTGTCATGCGCTTCCAGAACCGGCCCTTGTTCGATGTGTGCCTCGAAGTAAGCGCCGACCGCGTGCGGCGATTCGCTTTCGCCCGCGTAGCCGATCGCGGTCAGCGCATCGCGCACGGAAATCCCTTCACGGTCGCGTTGTTCGAGCGCGTGTTCCAACGTAAACGCACCGGCAAAAACGCCTGAGCCCATCATCACGGGAACAAAGCGGGAGCCTTCCTCGTTGGTCCACACCGCGACTTCCAGCGGCGCTTCGGTCCTCACGCCCGCATCGGCGAGCGTGCGCAGAACTTCGAGCCCGGCCAGTACGCCGTAATTGCCGTCGAACTTGCCGCCGGTCGGTTGCGTGTCGATATGGCTGCCGGTCATCACCGGCGGCAGATCGTCGCGCAATCCAGCGCGCCGCGCGAAGATATTGCCGATCGCGTCGACCCGCACGCTACAGCCGATCTCCTTCGCCCACGCGATGAACAGATCGCGAGCCTGACGATCCAGGTCAGTCAGCGCCAGCCGGCATACCCCGCCTTTATCGGTCGCGCCGAGTTGCGCAAGCTGCATGAGACTGTTCCAGAGGCGCGCGCCGTCGACCCGCAGATGGGTGGATGCCACAACGGTTTTCGATTCCTGAACTTGCATCAATGCTTCCTCGTGTTGAAGACGGGACGCGCGTCAGACAACGCCGACGCCGAGATAGCGATCCTTGATCGACTCGTCCGCCGCGAACGACGCGTTGTCGCCCGAATAAACGATCACACCCTGCTCGATGATGTAGTGGCGATCCGCGAGCTGCGTACAGACTTCGAGGTTCTGCTCGACCAGCAGAATCGCGACGCCGGCTTCGCGAATCAGTTTGAGCTGAGCGACGATCTCCTCGACGATCACCGGCGCGAGACCTTCCACGGGTTCGTCGAGCATCAGAAGCCGCGGATGATTCATTAGCGCACGGCCGATGGCGAGCATCTGCTGTTCACCGCCGGACAGTTGCGCGCCTCCGTTCGTACGCCGCTCCTTCAAGCGTGGAAAGATGCGGTAGATATCGTCGAGCTGCCACGGCGAATCCTTGCGCGCGCCGAGCTTGAGGTTCTCTTCAACAGTGAGCAAACGGAAAATGCCGCGATGCTCAGGCACGAGGCACACACCGCGCGACGCAATCTTGTGCGGTGCCATGCCATCGATCTTCGAGCCGTTGAAGGTCAACTCGCCGCGTTCCGGTTTAACCACGCCGGCAATGGCCTTGAGCGTGGTCGACTTGCCCGCGCCGTTGCGGCCTAATAGCGTGACCGTTTCGCCATCGCCGATCTGCAGACTCACGCCTTGCAGAATGTGGCTCTTGCCATAAAAGCCATGGATGTCCCGCATGTCGAGAATCACGCCCGGCCTCCCGTGATCATGTTGCCGAGATAGGCGCTGCGCACGCGCTCGTCGCCGCGAATCTGATCGGGACGGCCTTCCACGAGTACACGCCCTTGCTGCATCACCGTGATCGTGTCGGAGATATCCATCACGATGCCCATGTTGTGCTCGATCAGCACGACCGTGTAATCGTCGCGCAGGCCGCGAATCAACTGCTTCATGTCGTCGAGATCGTCGATGCCCATGCCGGATGTCGGCTCGTCGAGAAAGATCGCCTTGGGCCGCGCGGCGAGCGCCATGCCCACTTCGAGCCGCCGTTGCTGGCCGTGCGAGAGCGCACCCGCCAAGGTCGCGCTGAAGCGCTGTAACGCGAGCCGTTCGAGCACGCTATCGACGGTATCCGCATGCGTAAGCGCGCCGAGCGGCGGCGTCCATGCGTTCAGCGCGCGCACCGCGTCGACACCTTGTGCGGCAAGGCGCAAATTCTCGCGCACGCTTAGATTGGCGAAGAGCGATGTCACCTGGAACGACCGCGCGATGCCGCGACGCACCCGCTTGTGATCCGGCTCGCGTGTCACGTCGTGACCATCGAACACGATCCTGCCTTCGGTAATCGGCAGTGTTCCGGTCAGTACGTGAAACAGCGTCGTTTTCCCCGCGCCGTTCGGTCCGATGACCGAGTGCACCGTGCGCGGCTGGATGTTCAGATTGACGTCCGATAGCGCGGTGAATTTGCCATAGCGCTTCACCACGCCGTTCGCCTTGAGAATGGCTTCGGTCATACGGGCTCTCCACTGGCATCGTCGTTCCTGTCGCTGCGGTTCTGATCGTTTTGATCATCTCGCCGCAACGATCGACAGATTCGCTCGCCCAATCCCCACAAGCCGCGCTGCATGAACAGGCTAACCGCGATCAGTACGATGCCGAGCAGCAGCAGCCAGCGCGGCCATAGCGTCGAAAGCCAGTCGGCGAATAGCACATAGAACGCGGCACCCAATACGGACGCGAACAGATTGCCCGTTCCGCCGATCACGGTCATCACGAGGATCATTTCGCTCGTGTGATAGTCGATGTTCGAGAGCGGCGCGATACCGGTCATCAGCGCATGCAGTGCGCCCGCCAGACCCGTAACCGCGCCGGAGATCACGAACGCCATCAGCTTGAAGCGTTTGACGTCATACCCGACGGCAGCCGCACGTGCTTCGTTGTCGCGAATCGCCAGTAGCGTCCGGCCGAATACCGAATGCGATACACGCAGTAGCAACCAGAACACGACGAGAAACAGCACCGCGACAAAACCGTAGTACTGCCACGGCGATGCCAGCGACAGCAACGCATGCCCGAAGAGCCCGAGCGGTGGACGCGGAATGTCCAGCAAGCCGTTGTCGCCGCCAGTCAAATCAGGCGTCGTGTACGCGAGAAAATAGAACAGTTGTCCGAACGCGAGCGTCAGCATCACAAAGTACGTACCGCGCTGTCGAATCGAAAACCAGCCGACCACGGCTGCGGCCGCTGCGCCGATCGCGACTGAAGCGAGCAATGCGACCGGTACCGGCAACGACGTTTTAGTCAAAACGAGACCGGCGCAATAGCTGCCGAGCCCGAAGAAGATACCCTGACCGAACGACAGCAAGCCGGTGTGGCCCAGCAAAAGATTGCAGCCGAGTGCC is a window of Paraburkholderia sp. D15 DNA encoding:
- a CDS encoding M81 family metallopeptidase yields the protein MKILIARMNHETNTFSPVATPLSAFGRKGPSYGQDAFDDNKGMQTAMAAFIDAAEREQAEIVTPVSASANPSGPVEAAAYDAIADAIVAAATGCDAVMLDLHGAMVAENSNDGEGDLLERVRAALPHAPIAVALDLHGNVTQKMIDNADVIVSFKTYPHVDMYETGAHAARLMFAMIHGEAKPVIAWRQPPLLTHTLRSATAEGAMRRAVEAARAAEADGLLAVSVLSGFSLADIAAPCISVVVVGNGDLKQAEAAAERIARQIWAEREDFVYRSAPLADSVAQAAALGLAHGADKPVLLLDHGDNCMSGGTCDTMDLLEEALKQKLEGIVSGPLCDPQAVAALMAAGVGSTVTVSVGNKIAGSAVTPRPPVSVTGVVRALTDGEYVISGPTYTGQRAFMGRAAVLDTGTVKLVLTERTHEPWDLGVFESVGIDPRRARFLLLKSRMYCRPVFVPIGAALVECDSRGVTSSDYGLFAFERVTRPVYPLDSGTEWPLAN
- a CDS encoding Zn-dependent hydrolase yields the protein MQVQESKTVVASTHLRVDGARLWNSLMQLAQLGATDKGGVCRLALTDLDRQARDLFIAWAKEIGCSVRVDAIGNIFARRAGLRDDLPPVMTGSHIDTQPTGGKFDGNYGVLAGLEVLRTLADAGVRTEAPLEVAVWTNEEGSRFVPVMMGSGVFAGAFTLEHALEQRDREGISVRDALTAIGYAGESESPHAVGAYFEAHIEQGPVLEAHDKTIGIVQGALGQRWYDVIVHGMEAHAGPTPMDLRRDALLVAADLIHAVNRIALDHAPHGRGTVGWLNVHPNSRNVIPGRVTLTVDLRAADDATLTAMDEALRAACSQASAQAGITVDVEPVVYFPPQPFAADLVAAVKQGADSLGFSSMDVISGAGHDAVYLARVAPAAMIFVPCKDGISHNEIEDARADHLEAGCNVLLQAMLNAARRTERDTRPDSETQSTSRSVRA
- a CDS encoding ABC transporter ATP-binding protein, translating into MILDMRDIHGFYGKSHILQGVSLQIGDGETVTLLGRNGAGKSTTLKAIAGVVKPERGELTFNGSKIDGMAPHKIASRGVCLVPEHRGIFRLLTVEENLKLGARKDSPWQLDDIYRIFPRLKERRTNGGAQLSGGEQQMLAIGRALMNHPRLLMLDEPVEGLAPVIVEEIVAQLKLIREAGVAILLVEQNLEVCTQLADRHYIIEQGVIVYSGDNASFAADESIKDRYLGVGVV
- a CDS encoding ABC transporter ATP-binding protein, translated to MTEAILKANGVVKRYGKFTALSDVNLNIQPRTVHSVIGPNGAGKTTLFHVLTGTLPITEGRIVFDGHDVTREPDHKRVRRGIARSFQVTSLFANLSVRENLRLAAQGVDAVRALNAWTPPLGALTHADTVDSVLERLALQRFSATLAGALSHGQQRRLEVGMALAARPKAIFLDEPTSGMGIDDLDDMKQLIRGLRDDYTVVLIEHNMGIVMDISDTITVMQQGRVLVEGRPDQIRGDERVRSAYLGNMITGGRA
- a CDS encoding branched-chain amino acid ABC transporter permease codes for the protein MIDTSKPVVSKASTSSEPAANGVLHRYRFLLLALLVVCVLPLTLRSGSLATEVLVFALAALGCNLLLGHTGLLSFGQGIFFGLGSYCAGLVLTKTSLPVPVALLASVAIGAAAAAVVGWFSIRQRGTYFVMLTLAFGQLFYFLAYTTPDLTGGDNGLLDIPRPPLGLFGHALLSLASPWQYYGFVAVLFLVVFWLLLRVSHSVFGRTLLAIRDNEARAAAVGYDVKRFKLMAFVISGAVTGLAGALHALMTGIAPLSNIDYHTSEMILVMTVIGGTGNLFASVLGAAFYVLFADWLSTLWPRWLLLLGIVLIAVSLFMQRGLWGLGERICRSLRRDDQNDQNRSDRNDDASGEPV